The Mesobacillus jeotgali genome window below encodes:
- a CDS encoding ferric reductase-like transmembrane domain-containing protein, whose translation MHAWNRSYADVSLILLFITIIIGPLSRLNNLFIRFLSWRRELGIWCFIMALLHVYVLFQGWFYWEPIRLIIGVNQETGQLSFDPGFTLANLVGAVGLAYLFLLALISNNYAIKILGGRSWDYLQKKSGTLYILVVLHTAFFLFFFRLGSYNWVQKPFLVTVTVILVLQWAVFIRSVYQSKN comes from the coding sequence ATGCATGCTTGGAATAGATCTTATGCTGATGTATCTCTTATTCTTCTCTTCATTACCATTATAATCGGTCCATTAAGTAGATTAAATAACCTATTTATTCGCTTTTTATCATGGAGAAGGGAGTTAGGGATTTGGTGTTTTATCATGGCTTTACTACATGTATATGTACTATTCCAGGGGTGGTTTTACTGGGAACCGATCAGACTGATCATTGGCGTGAACCAAGAAACTGGCCAGCTTTCGTTTGATCCTGGTTTCACCCTCGCTAACCTAGTTGGTGCTGTGGGATTAGCTTACTTATTTCTGCTTGCTTTAATATCAAATAATTATGCAATAAAAATATTAGGGGGAAGGAGTTGGGACTACCTCCAAAAGAAAAGTGGGACACTTTATATTCTAGTAGTATTGCACACTGCATTTTTTCTCTTCTTTTTTAGATTAGGCAGTTATAATTGGGTACAAAAACCTTTTTTAGTAACCGTAACAGTTATTCTCGTGCTGCAATGGGCTGTTTTTATTCGAAGCGTCTACCAAAGCAAAAATTGA
- a CDS encoding four-helix bundle copper-binding protein, whose amino-acid sequence MYNQTYEQCIQACLECLEACNVCYDACFHEEDLKMMADCIRMDRECADICAFAAKSMQSNSPFVKQICLLCADICEACGNECKKHSHEHCQKCADACFKCAEACRQMV is encoded by the coding sequence ATGTATAACCAAACTTATGAACAGTGTATTCAGGCTTGCCTTGAATGTTTGGAGGCTTGCAATGTATGCTATGATGCTTGTTTCCATGAAGAAGACTTAAAAATGATGGCAGATTGTATAAGAATGGATCGGGAATGCGCTGACATTTGTGCTTTCGCTGCCAAATCTATGCAATCAAACAGTCCTTTCGTAAAACAAATCTGCCTGTTATGTGCAGATATTTGCGAGGCTTGCGGAAACGAATGCAAGAAGCATTCACATGAACACTGTCAAAAATGTGCAGATGCTTGCTTTAAATGTGCAGAAGCATGCCGACAAATGGTATAG
- the spoIIP gene encoding stage II sporulation protein P, with product MNKRHQNTIFLIRVHKIYFAFFFLIISIIFFINFLDFKEKINSSFITATSENVHTNIILSLMATEIGSLSSVINEQETPSISRAVFLSFTNIWPEDTRTFLGREIPGFFNFNTEIAIAGIGTDLTTMPMESAPPLEVLLKEKEMAEQELGEKNVSQEKGISPVLKTGKDVAYIYHSHSWEAFLPSLPGKKTANEAVSLNESKNIIAVGKKLRDELMKKGIGASHSTSNVTEELKKKNWNYNDSYTLSRESVKEVMAQESSISYLIDIHRDSQPKKLTTTMINGKPFARLFFIVGRENKNYESNLALAKELNKMLEKQFPGISRGVFVKTKDDGNGVYNQDLSSQSMLLEFGGIENNSIELDHSIKAFAEVFSEYYWEAEEVNGN from the coding sequence ATGAACAAAAGACATCAAAATACTATATTTTTAATAAGAGTTCACAAGATTTATTTCGCGTTTTTTTTCTTAATTATTAGTATTATATTTTTCATTAATTTTCTTGATTTTAAAGAAAAAATAAATTCTTCCTTTATAACAGCTACTAGCGAAAACGTACATACTAATATCATCCTAAGTCTCATGGCAACTGAAATAGGATCGCTTAGCTCAGTTATTAATGAACAAGAAACACCCTCTATCTCCCGAGCAGTATTTCTCTCTTTTACAAATATTTGGCCAGAAGACACTAGAACATTTCTCGGTCGAGAAATTCCAGGTTTTTTCAACTTTAATACCGAAATTGCTATCGCAGGAATTGGGACAGATCTTACCACAATGCCAATGGAATCTGCTCCTCCGTTAGAAGTGCTTTTGAAAGAGAAAGAAATGGCAGAACAGGAGCTAGGCGAAAAAAATGTTTCACAAGAAAAAGGGATTTCGCCTGTCCTTAAAACCGGAAAGGATGTGGCATATATTTATCATTCCCACAGCTGGGAAGCTTTTTTGCCCTCATTGCCTGGAAAGAAGACCGCAAATGAAGCTGTAAGTTTAAATGAAAGTAAAAACATAATAGCAGTGGGGAAAAAGCTAAGAGACGAATTAATGAAAAAAGGCATTGGAGCAAGCCACAGCACGTCCAATGTTACAGAGGAATTAAAAAAGAAAAATTGGAATTACAATGATTCATATACGCTTTCAAGAGAGTCAGTAAAAGAGGTAATGGCACAAGAATCTTCTATTAGTTATCTTATAGATATTCACAGGGACTCCCAACCTAAAAAGCTTACAACTACAATGATCAACGGAAAACCGTTTGCAAGATTATTTTTTATAGTGGGGAGGGAAAATAAAAACTATGAAAGTAATCTTGCCTTAGCCAAAGAATTGAATAAAATGCTAGAAAAGCAATTCCCAGGAATCAGCAGAGGTGTTTTTGTAAAGACAAAAGATGATGGGAATGGAGTATATAATCAAGACCTTTCCAGCCAATCGATGCTGCTTGAGTTTGGAGGAATAGAGAATAATAGCATTGAATTGGATCATTCTATTAAAGCATTTGCAGAAGTTTTCAGTGAATATTATTGGGAAGCTGAGGAAGTAAACGGGAATTGA